The Rhinatrema bivittatum chromosome 4, aRhiBiv1.1, whole genome shotgun sequence genome window below encodes:
- the SOX9 gene encoding transcription factor SOX-9, with product MNLLDPFMKMTEEQEKCIPGAPSPAMSEDSAGSPCPSGSGSDTENTRPQENTFQKGDPSLKKEAEDDKFPVCIREAVSQVLKGYDWTLVPMPVRVNGSNKNKPHVKRPMNAFMVWAQAARRKLADQYPHLHNAELSKTLGKLWRLLNESEKRPFVEEAERLRVQHKKDHPDYKYQPRRRKSVKNGQGEQEEGSEQTHISPNAIFKALQADSPQSASSMSEVHSPGEHSGQSQGPPTPPTTPKTDVQPGKPDLKREGRPLQEGGRQPPHIDFRDVDIGELSSDVISTIETFDVNEFDQYLPPNGHPGAPATHGQAGQITYTGSYGISGTSAPQTGTGHAWMPKQQPQQQSQPQPPQHTLTTLGSEQGQAQQRTHIKTEQLSPSHYSEQQQHSPQQINYSSFNLQHYSSSYPTITRSQYDYTDHQNSSSYYSHAASQSSGLYSTFTYMNPTQRPMYTPIADTTGVPSIPQTHSPQHWEQPVYTQLTRP from the exons ATGAATCTCCTTGACCCCTTCATGAAGATGACCGAAGAGCAGGAGAAGTGCATCCCCGGCGCCCCCAGCCCGGCCATGTCCGAAGACTCGGCGGGCTCCCCCTGCCCCTCCGGCTCCGGCTCGGATACCGAGAACACCAGACCGCAGGAGAACACCTTCCAGAAGGGCGACCCCAGCCTGAAGAAGGAGGCCGAGGACGACAAGTTCCCCGTCTGCATCCGAGAGGCCGTCAGCCAGGTGCTGAAGGGCTACGACTGGACGCTGGTGCCCATGCCGGTGCGGGTCAACGGCTCCAACAAGAACAAGCCCCACGTCAAGAGACCCATGAACGCCTTCATGGTCTGGGCGCAGGCTGCCCGGAGGAAGCTGGCCGACCAGTACCCGCACCTGCACAACGCAGAGCTCAGCAAAACCCTGGGCAAGCTCTGGAG GTTGCTGAATGAGAGCGAGAAGCGCCCTTTTGTGGAGGAGGCTGAGAGACTGCGGGTCCAGCACAAGAAGGACCACCCCGATTACAAATACCAGCCCAGACGGAGAAAGTCGGTGAAGAATGGCCAGGGCGAGCAGGAGGAAGGCTCTGAACAAACCCACATTTCCCCAAACGCCATTTTCAAAGCTCTGCAGGCAGACTCCCCGCAGTCTGCTTCCAGCATGAGTGAGGTCCACTCTCCCGGGGAGCATTCTG GACAATCCCAAGGGCCACCcactccccccaccaccccaaaAACTGATGTTCAGCCTGGAAAACCAGACCTGAAAAGAGAAGGGCGCCctctgcaggaaggaggaaggcaACCACCGCACATTGATTTCCGAGACGTGGACATTGGGGAGCTGAGCAGTGATGTTATCTCCACCATTGAGACCTTTGACGTCAATGAGTTTGACCAGTACCTCCCACCCAATGGTCACCCTGGAGCTCCAGCCACCCATGGTCAAGCTGGCCAAATCACGTACACCGGCAGCTATGGAATCAGTGGCACGTCGGCCCCGCAGACGGGAACCGGCCATGCGTGGATGCCCAAGCAACAGCCACAGCAGCAGAGCCAGCCGCAGCCTCCGCAGCACACGCTGACCACACTGGGCAGTGAGCAGGGCCAGGCCCAACAGAGGACACACATTAAGACGGAGCAGCTGAGCCCTAGCCATTacagtgagcagcagcagcactcccCTCAGCAAATCAACTACAGCTCTTTCAACCTGCAGCACTACAGCTCCTCCTATCCAACTATCACTCGCTCCCAGTACGATTATACTGACCACCAGAACTCCAGCTCCTACTATAGCCATGCTGCCAGCCAGAGCTCTGGCCTCTACTCCACTTTCACCTACATGAACCCCACCCAGCGACCCATGTACACCCCCATTGCAGACACTACAGGGGTCCCCTCTATTCCCCAGACCCATAGCCCTCAGCACTGGGAACAGCCGGTCTACACACAGCTAACCAGACCGTAA